TGACAAGCAGTAAAATGATCGTCAAAGGATATTCACCCTGTTTCTTTTCTCTTGTATTATAGGCCGACTTTGTTGATAATAAAATTTAAATAAATTAAATCATCATGATAAGATTTAATTATCAAGAGGTTGGTGTGTATGTCATTTTCAGAATTTCATTTATTATCCGTGCTTGCTCAGGAAATGAATATGAGAAAAGCAGCTGAGCGGTTGTTCGTTTCCCAGCCGGCATTATCACAGCGTTTACAATCCATAGAGAAGGATTGGGGCTCGAAACTGTTTCTGCGTTCACAAAAAGGGCTGTCACTGACGCCAGCAGGTGAAGCGGTAATTCGTTTGGCCAATGAGGTTATCGAAAAAGAAGAAAAGGTCAGGGAAAGCATTCAAGCTATGGACCATGAAGTATATGGGACTTTGAAAATAGCCTGTGCTTCGATTGTCGGTCAAAATTGGCTGCCGCAAGTATTGAAAAAGTTCGTTCAAAAATATCCGTATGCCAAAATTTCCTTAATCACTGGCTGGAGCAGTGAGATTTTAAAGTCTTTGTATGAAGGACAGGTGCATATTGGCATCATAAGGGGAGCCCCGGATTGGAAAGGTGTAAAACAGCATTTATTTACGGATATGCTGTATCTGGTCGATACTGAAATGAAGGAACTGAATCAAGTGTTCGAAACGGACCGGCCATTCATTCAGTTTAAAAGCGATTCGAATTATTATCAGGAAATCCAGGACTGGTGGCATCGGCAATTTAAAACGACACCAAAAAACACTATTGTCGTGGATCAAATCGAAACATGCAAACAAATGGTGTTCAATGGAATAGGATATGCAATCCTGCCAGCCATCACTCTGCATGATAAAGATACGAATGTTTTTAAAATCCCTCTACTGGATGGGCATAACCACTCAATCGAACGGGATACATGGCTTTGCGGCTATGAATCTGCCTTCCAGTTAAAGCAAGTGCAAGCATTCACGGAAGTGGTGAAAGAGCATATTCGCGACCAAGGAATGTTATAGGTCCGCTGACGAAAATGTCAATAGGAGAGAATAATATATAAGAGTGACATTCAACTTGTCTTGCCGGCAGTTGTCTGGTAAATTTAAAACGAGTAATGATACATATTTAGGAGGTTTACCCGGAATGAACAAAATGGATGCAAACGAAATTATTTCTTTTATCTCAAATAGTAAAAAATCTACACCTGTAAAGGTATATGTCAAAGGCGATTTAGAAGGCATGGATTTTGGACCAGCTTCTAAAACTTTCATAACAGGAAATACAGGTGTTGTATTCGGTGAGT
This sequence is a window from Brevibacillus sp. JNUCC-41. Protein-coding genes within it:
- a CDS encoding LysR family transcriptional regulator — protein: MSFSEFHLLSVLAQEMNMRKAAERLFVSQPALSQRLQSIEKDWGSKLFLRSQKGLSLTPAGEAVIRLANEVIEKEEKVRESIQAMDHEVYGTLKIACASIVGQNWLPQVLKKFVQKYPYAKISLITGWSSEILKSLYEGQVHIGIIRGAPDWKGVKQHLFTDMLYLVDTEMKELNQVFETDRPFIQFKSDSNYYQEIQDWWHRQFKTTPKNTIVVDQIETCKQMVFNGIGYAILPAITLHDKDTNVFKIPLLDGHNHSIERDTWLCGYESAFQLKQVQAFTEVVKEHIRDQGML